In Effusibacillus lacus, a single window of DNA contains:
- a CDS encoding c-type cytochrome → MEHKHWKKGLLSGFFFSALIIAVAGCSTAQPADKTVEPAKQVATQETKVTQPKVPTMDEVPKGPEGEAIKLGYKLMNETNTVLKEHVGNQLSCSSCHGAAGTDSTSSLVGVTAVYPKYISRAGKVLTIEDRINGCFQRSMNGKPLAYNSDEMRAMVAYLTYISKGVPTGTKERPWVVVNDIPNPPTPNKENGEKLYKQACASCHGADGSGTGPNSGPALWGKNSFNIGAGMARLGKAAGYIQRNMPLGEMGGIKQGTLTEQQAADLAAYILSQERPDFGPKANDWPNGDAPKDVPYETNAKKAKN, encoded by the coding sequence ATGGAACATAAACATTGGAAGAAAGGGTTGCTTTCAGGATTTTTCTTCTCGGCACTGATAATTGCAGTCGCAGGTTGCTCCACCGCGCAACCGGCTGATAAGACAGTCGAACCAGCAAAGCAAGTTGCAACTCAAGAGACGAAGGTGACCCAGCCCAAGGTTCCGACTATGGACGAAGTTCCTAAAGGCCCTGAAGGGGAGGCTATCAAGCTGGGATATAAACTGATGAACGAGACGAATACAGTTCTTAAAGAACATGTTGGCAATCAATTGTCCTGTTCCAGTTGCCATGGAGCTGCTGGTACTGATTCGACTTCAAGTTTGGTAGGCGTGACAGCTGTTTACCCGAAATACATTTCCCGTGCCGGCAAAGTGTTGACAATTGAAGATCGGATTAACGGTTGTTTCCAGCGCAGCATGAATGGGAAACCCCTCGCTTATAACAGCGATGAAATGCGAGCTATGGTTGCTTACCTGACTTACATCTCAAAGGGAGTTCCAACCGGAACCAAGGAGAGACCCTGGGTTGTCGTTAATGATATACCGAATCCGCCAACCCCTAATAAGGAAAACGGTGAAAAGCTGTACAAACAGGCATGTGCAAGCTGTCACGGTGCAGATGGATCCGGAACAGGGCCAAATTCAGGTCCTGCACTTTGGGGTAAGAATTCCTTCAATATCGGGGCCGGTATGGCACGACTGGGCAAAGCGGCAGGTTACATCCAAAGGAACATGCCCTTGGGTGAAATGGGAGGGATTAAGCAAGGAACACTTACGGAACAACAAGCTGCCGATTTGGCAGCGTATATCTTGTCTCAAGAACGGCCTGACTTCGGACCAAAGGCAAATGACTGGCCTAACGGGGATGCACCAAAAGATGTTCCGTACGAAACCAACGCCAAAAAGGCAAAGAACTAA
- a CDS encoding c-type cytochrome yields the protein MERKVLTKKLLAGLIVSVIITGGVTGTLYANTDDDILQGTWKMPNESDIPDDARGDMIRYGKELIVNTPKYLGPGSPKPVLNSKLSCASCHLDAGTKPNAIPLYTAVHEYAPPGKYNAREGINLTVEGRIDTCFERSLNGKALPQDSYETQSMKAYMEWLATGITPGVAWQDVKGQETPVLPLLDRAADPAKGKVIFSDKCAKCHGANGQGEWDESKGRYKYPALWGDYSFNTGAGMHRNITATRFVKANMPYGDPSLTLEEAYDVVAYLNSQQRPQKANLELDWSGLDPNGQPNIKKKAVDAAYGPYYPEGMFSPEQHKYGPWQPIMDAVKAQQ from the coding sequence GTGGAGAGAAAGGTATTAACAAAAAAACTTCTTGCAGGACTGATTGTGTCTGTAATCATCACAGGAGGTGTAACTGGTACTCTTTATGCAAACACAGATGATGACATTCTGCAGGGCACCTGGAAAATGCCTAACGAAAGCGACATCCCGGATGATGCTAGAGGGGATATGATTCGGTACGGAAAAGAATTGATCGTCAACACCCCGAAATACCTGGGACCGGGGAGCCCAAAACCGGTTTTGAACAGCAAGTTGTCCTGTGCAAGCTGTCACCTTGATGCAGGTACCAAGCCGAATGCGATTCCATTGTATACTGCGGTTCATGAGTATGCGCCACCTGGTAAATACAATGCGCGTGAAGGTATCAATTTAACAGTGGAAGGCAGAATCGACACCTGCTTCGAAAGGAGCCTGAATGGGAAAGCACTTCCGCAAGACAGTTACGAAACCCAGTCGATGAAGGCTTATATGGAATGGCTGGCAACCGGAATTACGCCTGGGGTTGCTTGGCAGGACGTTAAAGGACAGGAAACTCCGGTCTTGCCTTTGCTGGACAGGGCTGCCGATCCGGCAAAAGGAAAGGTTATATTCTCCGATAAATGCGCCAAATGTCATGGAGCAAATGGTCAAGGAGAATGGGACGAAAGCAAGGGCAGATACAAATACCCGGCCCTTTGGGGGGACTACAGTTTCAACACAGGTGCCGGCATGCACAGAAACATAACAGCTACACGCTTTGTAAAAGCAAACATGCCCTATGGAGATCCAAGTTTGACTCTGGAAGAAGCTTATGATGTGGTTGCTTACCTGAATTCACAACAGAGACCGCAAAAAGCAAATCTGGAATTGGATTGGTCAGGACTGGATCCGAATGGTCAACCCAACATTAAGAAAAAAGCTGTGGATGCTGCCTACGGCCCCTATTACCCAGAAGGAATGTTCAGCCCGGAACAACACAAATATGGCCCCTGGCAGCCGATTATGGATGCCGTGAAGGCACAGCAATAG